A single region of the Wenzhouxiangella sp. XN24 genome encodes:
- a CDS encoding type II toxin-antitoxin system RelE/ParE family toxin has protein sequence MILRFRHKGLAKFFATGSRSGIRPAHAVRLKLILATLNAATGPGDMALPGLKLHPLKGELKGRWAVEVSGNWRVTFAFVGTDADEVDYEDYH, from the coding sequence ATGATACTGAGATTCCGTCACAAAGGATTGGCGAAATTCTTTGCCACGGGTTCTCGGTCTGGAATTCGACCGGCGCATGCAGTCCGCTTGAAGCTGATACTGGCTACTCTCAATGCGGCTACCGGCCCCGGCGACATGGCGCTGCCTGGTTTGAAACTGCATCCGCTGAAAGGAGAACTGAAAGGTCGCTGGGCTGTGGAAGTCAGTGGCAATTGGCGGGTGACCTTTGCCTTCGTAGGTACGGATGCCGATGAAGTGGATTACGAGGATTACCATTAG
- a CDS encoding HigA family addiction module antitoxin, with amino-acid sequence MKMHNPPHPGEIIRSLCLEPLELTVTDAAAALGVSRKTLSAILNGRAGLSPEMAVRLSMAFGTSAESWLNLQTQYDLWHAEKRRKGLKVARLAA; translated from the coding sequence ATGAAGATGCACAATCCCCCTCATCCTGGCGAGATCATTCGGTCGCTCTGTCTTGAGCCATTGGAACTGACCGTCACGGACGCTGCGGCCGCTCTTGGCGTGAGCCGTAAGACCTTGTCGGCGATCTTGAACGGCCGTGCAGGACTCAGCCCGGAGATGGCGGTGCGTTTGTCGATGGCCTTTGGCACAAGCGCAGAGAGCTGGTTGAATCTGCAGACGCAGTACGATTTGTGGCACGCCGAGAAGCGCCGAAAGGGTCTCAAAGTTGCGCGCCTCGCTGCCTGA